The proteins below come from a single Longimicrobiaceae bacterium genomic window:
- a CDS encoding response regulator, giving the protein MDLEDIKSASILLVDDEEANIRILQRFLTKEGYTDVHGATQGREVMATFGEVKPDLVIMDLHMPFPDGFVILDWLGSAIPKAEYLPIMIVTGDLSVESKNRALVLGAKDFLTKPFDFFEARYRIRNLLQTRALYLQLERYKAAAGESPSAGTDGPDTNTRAE; this is encoded by the coding sequence ATGGACCTGGAAGACATCAAGAGCGCGTCGATCCTGCTGGTGGACGACGAGGAGGCGAACATCCGCATCCTCCAGCGCTTCCTGACCAAGGAAGGCTACACCGACGTGCACGGCGCCACGCAGGGACGCGAGGTGATGGCCACGTTCGGAGAGGTGAAGCCCGACCTGGTGATCATGGACCTGCACATGCCCTTCCCGGACGGGTTCGTGATCCTGGACTGGCTGGGCTCGGCCATCCCCAAGGCTGAGTACCTGCCCATCATGATCGTGACGGGCGACCTGAGCGTGGAGTCGAAGAACCGCGCGCTGGTCCTCGGGGCCAAGGACTTCCTCACCAAGCCCTTCGACTTCTTCGAGGCGCGCTACCGCATCCGCAACCTGCTCCAGACGCGCGCCCTGTACCTCCAGCTGGAGCGCTACAAGGCCGCCGCAGGCGAGAGCCCGTCCGCCGGCACGGACGGCCCGGATACGAATACGCGGGCCGAGTAG